In Paenibacillus durus, the DNA window TGCGCATAATTCATCTCTTCCGCCGCGCGGATAAAGCTGCCGTGTTCCACAATTTGGTGAAAGGTCTTCAATGTTTTGGCGTCCATACTTCCCCTCCTATATCCCAAAGTTCAAATAAATTGAACGATTCATTGATTTTATTCAATTATACAAAACGCCCATCCTCCCTTACAATCATTCTTGCAGATAGGTGTATAAGCAAATCAATTTACCAAAGAGCAGGGGGAATTGTAGTGAATTTACACAACAGAGTTGTGTTAGTGACTGGCGGAGGAACAGGGATTGGCAGAGCCGCTTGTCTGGCGCTCGCGGGCCGTAAATCTATCATTGCGGTCAATTATTCACGTTCCAGGGACGAAGCATACGAGACGGTAAAGATGATCCAAGAGAAAGGCGGCACGGCCATCGCCATTCAGGCTGATGTCTCCAAAGACGCGGAAGTACGCGCCATGATCGAACAAATTGTCCAGCAGTTCGGGACGGTGAATGCGCTCGTCAATAACGCTGGGATTACATCGCATATTCCTCTCTATGATTTGGAAGCGGCAACGGAAGAGATATGGAATGAACTTTATGATGTGAATGTAAAAGGAATGTTCTATTGCGCAAGAGCGGCAGCTCCCTATTTCAAAAAAGAAGGTCAGGGCGCCATTGTGAACGTGGGCAGCATAGCGGGACAGACCGGCTCCGGATCCTCCCTTCCTTATGCGGTCTCCAAAGCTGCGGTTCACGGACTCACGAAGTCCTTGGCCCGTGCCCTGGCACCGGAAGTTCGGGTCAACTGCGTTGTACCGGGAGCCGTTGCCACCAGATGGTGGGCAGGCAAGGAAGAACAGATGCAGTGACTAGCCCCCAATCTGCTTCTTCAGCAAATCTCCACACCCGAAGACATTGCCGGGTTCATCTGCGCCGTACTGGAACAAGAATCCATGACCGGGCAAATTATTACGGTGGACAGCGGACAGACACTGTGAGAACGAAAATTTACAGGGAACGGCTCCTGCTGTTCTGATGAAAATAATGTTTTAGACGCCCATACTGCTAACGCGGCACCATCAGATGATGAAATAAAGTTATTTCAGGATAGACTGATCCACTATAGGAAACAGCGGCGATCTAAGAACTGAATATACAGTCTTAGATTGCCGCTGCTATTTTAAGTTTTATTCAACTAACGTTCCCCGATAGTTGAAAAAGACGATATAATAACTTTTATTCGCAAAAGGAGGTTCGTTCTTATGAATATTTTAATTTTAGGTGCAACTGGACGAGTTGGAAGTCAAATAGTTACTTATGCCCTTCATGACAGACATCATGTTACTGTATTAGCTCGCACTCCAGAAAAGATTCAAATAAATAATAAAAATTTATCTATTCTTCAAGGTAATGTTTTAAATAAAGATGATATCGTACGTGCAATGCATGGGATCGATGTAGTTATTAGTGCACTAAATACTGATGGGACAACCACTCTAACAGAAAGTATGCCACTAATTATCGAAGCAATGGAAAACGAAGGTATACAACGAATTATAACTATAGGGACTGCAGGTATCCTGCAAAGTAGAACCACCCCAAATTTACTGCGTTATCAGTCAAGTGAATCAAAGCGCAAATCAGTCCGTGCAGCGAAAGAACATCATAAAGTTTACGATATGCTTAAACAATCAACACTAGAATGGACTATTGTCTGTCCTACGTATTTGCCTGATGGAGAAAGTATAGGTAAATATCGTGTAGACCGTAATTTTTTGCCTGAGGGTGGAGTTGAAATATCCGTGCCGGATACAGCAGAATTTACATTTAGCCAGATAAAATCTAGTGATTATATAAAATCACGTGTAGGTATCGCCTACTAATAATATTCTTATACTATTTCTTATTTGACTAACCCGTTTGTTGAAAAAGAAAATGAGTTGCGGCAACAATCCCTGCTCTTCAACTAAAGCGCCCTTTCTGGAAAATTTAACATCTCTTTTTTAACTATACTCCCCGTTAGCTTAACACCCGCCGCCAGTCTATAACTTTATTCATCGGTCTTCTGCATAACAATGACCGCCCCCATGAAAAGGGGCGGTCATTGTGCTAGTTTATTGGCGGCGGGGTCCCGCGCACTGCCTAACTTAACCCATTCATTCTTTATCAATGGGTTTTTGGATGCCGTCTTTATAAAAATCAAAAACGAGCTGCTGCTGCGTTCCTTTTACGGCATAGAACACGTCGGATATCCGTTTTCCCCTGCGCCGGAGTTCGTTTTCCAACCACTTCTTGGTCAGTCCGTTATTCTCCAGGTTTTTTTCTATAAGCACTCCATCCATGATCAGTTCAACCGGAAAAGCTTGAGCGTTCGGGCGAAGCTTCATATCCTTTTTGGTTACATATTGATACTCGTCTTTCTTTAATACCGACACCGTTCCGTTATCCTCAAGAACCGCATAATTTACTTCCTCTATGTTAAAAATTCCTTTTCCCCTCAATGCTTGATCCAATGAATCCATCGTATATCTTACACGTCTCATGTTCTCTTCAAGAATTTTCCCGCCTTCAATCAGCGTGGTTGGAGAACCGGATATCCAGCTTCTCATTTTGCGGCTCTTCAAGGCAATGACGGATAAAAGAATGGATGTAATGGTAATGACAATAAGCGACAATGCCACATGTGACCATTGCAGCTTATCATTGAACGCCAAGTTAGCCGTAATGGACCCAAGTGTAATCCCAGTCACAAAATCATGAAACGTCATATTTGAAATCGTCTGTTTACCGAGTACTTTGGCTGCCAATAAAAGCAGCAAAATAGCAAAAATGGTGCGAAATAGAATATCTATGTAGGCTTGCATCTCATGCTCCCTCCTTAAGCTCTCATTATTTCCATACCGGGTTGAAAGAAAACATGCTGCACTGAACGAGGATTGTTAAAG includes these proteins:
- a CDS encoding DUF421 domain-containing protein, yielding MQAYIDILFRTIFAILLLLLAAKVLGKQTISNMTFHDFVTGITLGSITANLAFNDKLQWSHVALSLIVITITSILLSVIALKSRKMRSWISGSPTTLIEGGKILEENMRRVRYTMDSLDQALRGKGIFNIEEVNYAVLEDNGTVSVLKKDEYQYVTKKDMKLRPNAQAFPVELIMDGVLIEKNLENNGLTKKWLENELRRRGKRISDVFYAVKGTQQQLVFDFYKDGIQKPIDKE
- a CDS encoding NAD(P)-dependent oxidoreductase, whose translation is MNILILGATGRVGSQIVTYALHDRHHVTVLARTPEKIQINNKNLSILQGNVLNKDDIVRAMHGIDVVISALNTDGTTTLTESMPLIIEAMENEGIQRIITIGTAGILQSRTTPNLLRYQSSESKRKSVRAAKEHHKVYDMLKQSTLEWTIVCPTYLPDGESIGKYRVDRNFLPEGGVEISVPDTAEFTFSQIKSSDYIKSRVGIAY